The window CGTTACCAACATGAAATCTATACACTGCGAGACACATAATTTAATCATTAAGCGAAAATCAGCAAAAACTGAATTTACGCTTGTCGTTGATGATATTTTTTTTTCATCACCCAACAATTCCAGCCTATCAATTCCTTTTATTGGTCGTAGTGGTGCCGGAAAAAGTACACTACTGGAGGCTTTGGCTGCAATGTTATGGCCAACTTCTGGCAGTATCTATTGGAAGTTTGACAATGAGTGCTTTGAATGGGATGCCAAAAGACCTTTGTCGTCAGATAGGCTTGCTTTGCTCCACTCAAAATATATAGGCTTTGCTTTTCAGGATTCAACATTAACTCCGTTTCTTACTATCAGAGAAAATCTTATTTTTCCACAAAGATTATTGAATAAGTCAAGCGATGAAACTGAAAGGTATGCTCACGAATGGGTTGAGAATGTATTTTCTGAAAAATCAGAGAATATTTTATCAAAATATCCTTATCAATTATCTGGAGGACAAAGACAAAGAGCATCATTGATCCAGGCAGTTTGCAATGACCCTTATGTACTATTTGC of the bacterium genome contains:
- a CDS encoding ATP-binding cassette domain-containing protein is translated as MKSIHCETHNLIIKRKSAKTEFTLVVDDIFFSSPNNSSLSIPFIGRSGAGKSTLLEALAAMLWPTSGSIYWKFDNECFEWDAKRPLSSDRLALLHSKYIGFAFQDSTLTPFLTIRENLIFPQRLLNKSSDETERYAHEWVENVFSEKSENILSKYPYQLSGGQRQRASLIQAVCNDPYVLFADEPTGSLDNDTRKEVMDVIKDWQEKKSGTFLWVTHHTSDQENRDLCIQVCQGKNGEPNTAHLINNRASYPCK